CTTTTTGCGTTATTGTTTTGTATGTTGATCTCACAGAGCATATTTGTTTAcgtatcttgtttttttttttgtttttacctctTTGTGTGCAGATCCAGGTTTTAAAGGTCCTAGTCAATTTATCATCTAATCCAGACATAATGGACGACATAGTACAAGCCCAGGTGAAGTATGGCTGAAATAAACAGATGGTTTTCACCAGTAAACACCTCTTGAATTGGTTATATGATAATTATtatgaattttttatatatatataataaatttattaatcAACACAATTAGAAATCAtctcccccccaaaaaaaacacttttgtttttaaaagtataTGTATAAAGCTGACTTAGAAAGCGATACATAGTATTTTGTGATCTCACAATATATCTTCTCTGACTTTGGACCAATCATTGCCTCAGTATGAAAATTAATAAAGGATAACAACCGAGCTAGTTTTCCAGCTCTTACTTACATAGctaaactttttgtattgtcaGTTTTGAGGACATATTTCTTAGAAATAACAATGAATATTAGTGTTAATTTATTAACTGGTATTAACGTTAATATtactatgtattttttattattgtaaaatgTTAACTATTTATATTTGCACAAGTGTACACTTGAGGAAGGAATACTATGAGATCATTATATTAtagtttttaaagtattttttaaaatgaggaTCACATTAAGCAAGATAAATGTAAAACTCTTTATGAGGATTTTTTTCAGAGggactatacatatatatatatatatatatatatatatatatatatatatatatatatatatatatatatataatacaactaataataataataataatatacttaaaaagaaataacaaaacaaagaaatgtctattaactgcagttttttttttttatttgggatTTGAATTGTACAGGCTCCTGCTTCCCTGGTGCTCCTGTATGATTGTTGCACGAGCACAGAAGTGCTTCTTCGCCTTTTGGTCTTCATTGGAAACCTGCGGGCTTGGAGACCGTCTGCACAGGTGGCAGAAGCGCTGAGGAGGCGACCGGACTCGCTCTACTGCGTGCTGCTAGACAGCTTCTCCCAGATACACAGCAGACTCCCTCTGCTCCTCTCTCACCCTGAAGAAGAGATCAGAGCTCAGGTGGTACGGCTCCTCGCTTAAACTCGGCTCTGGACTCCACCCTGATCTCCATCAGACATGCTGTGTTAAAGGTCCAGTCTCATCTGGCCTGTGCACTTAGACATACAGCTGTTCAGTACGATTGCTTCTCGTGATTCAGACTTTGATGGATGCAAATATTTGATGAAATAGTGGACAACTACTTATAAGTCAATATTAATTTTAAGGAATTGTGCAACATTTTAAACCTAAActctatctactgtataaagGTTTCTCTATATCAGTAAAGGGGTTCTACATTTTACTGAATCCTTTTCTACAGGAAAAGTTACAGCAAAAACCAAAGAACCCCtaaaaaccttttttctgtGATTAAAGTGGCTTGACACATTTCCATATTGAGCGAAAGAACACAAGACTTGTTTACTTAAATCACACTTCAATAAACAACTAAAGATCAGTCAAATTCTGACAATaagcatttaaaaatatgtttaaataatgcaaaatCAATCTACACCCATTGTATTAATAGGTTTAGGTCTTAGGATGAGAGAGACTTGATAGAAAGCTTAAAAAGTTTGGTGTAGCCACAAATTCTCCTTTATAAAAAATAGTTCTGTGGGGATAAATTGTACAGGTTTAAAACTTCATTTCCAAATATCAAagtattttacaaaaatacatatGCATAAACATTTTTCCACTTAAAGTGTCAAAGCGCTGCAGTATTCCCTTAAAATACGTTTAATATTGGTTATCAGAAAAGATTCTATACATCTAAAATTGAAGCCACTCCTTTTTAGCAGTATTCACTCCTTTGTGCCTTCGTCCCTCCTGGAAGGCAGAAAAGGAAATGAACATGgtcaaagaaaaacaatgaaagtAAACAACATACTGAATTTATATTGATATACAtacaggtgacaaattaaaggggagaaaaacaatgttttattatGCTGTAGAGGgcatttatttttcaccttTGAGGACAGTCACTACAAATTGTTCTTTTCTGCGATGAAAAGATTTCTATCCTGATGGGCGTGGTCTCTTGCAGGATGACTCCGCCTCCACCCGAAAGCTTACTGGAATGGTTTAATACAGATGCAGGCTATGGGTTTCTGAGTCACTAGATCTCAACACTACTGGAACACCTTTGCGAGAATTCTGACCCATTTAAGACTCCAAAGGATTCTATTGAGGAAGACTAGTGTTCATATATTATTCAATAGATTTCCAGTGACTTAAAGGTACATTGAAGCAGCTTCAGTGACTTGtatttttccctttaatttgtcaATCTATCGTTATGTCCTCAGGCTAGTttcagtgtatagtgtgtgctCAGTGAATGCCTCCTAAAAGGTGCCCCACCTTTGTCACATATCAAGCTGCTAGTGCCAAAAACCTTTTCTAACTAATGAGTGAGTGTTTCACTCCAGCTGGTCTCCTACACACGAAGTGCTTcctgtatttttgtgttttttagctaATTATGTATTGCAAAATTAAGATATGCTTGAAATGTCCATGTTATGGACAAAAGATGCACTTTGGCAGTTTGATTTCTCGAGTGCTGTGTATTTTTCTGCATGTATTTGTGGTGCAATGCAAGTGTTTTCCCGCTTATGTGTTCTCTAACTCTTACATTAAGCcgggttttattttactgtaactgGGGAAAATATCAGTAATGTGAACATGTCTATGAATTGTACCGTAGTTGTGTGAATTTTGTGGATTGGTTGTTCTATGATCTTTTTAGAGTAGCATAAGGTAACTGTCACTGCTTTTAATGTTTGAatgaaaaacattgaaataaattattttattttggataacTATCATTTATGCATCTTTATTTTTGAAATCCTCAAGCAAGTAATAGCTAATAACATAATGCATATGCACATGTCTGGACCTTTTACCAGCTACCTCAGGTCACTGTGTTTTGCTGTTTCTGCTGTTCCAGTTTCTTCCATCTCACAAAAACATACTGGTCGGTTGGCTACTTAAAAATcatccggtgtgtgtgtgtgtgtgtgtgtgtgtgtgtgtgtgtgtgtgtgtgtgtgtgtgtttttgaaagAGATGACCTGCAGACTGTTTCTGATAGGTTCTGAATCCCCTTTGCCTTTGTCCAGGATAAAGAAGATGAATTAATGTAAGTAAACAATTACTGACAGGATTGAGATTTGGGCCTAGTATTATGCAAGACCAAGCAAATATTGCAGTAGTGGGTCAGTAGGAGGAATGTATGCAGTGTGAATAAAGACCATGTTAATAAAATGGCACTCATTATGATGCTCTGTGTAATGGTTCTGTGGGCATCTGATGTTTCTATAAGTGATCTGTAATGCTCTGTGGTGTTTCTGTAAGTGATTTGTAATGTTCTGTGGTCTTTCTGTAGTGATCTGTGGTGGTTCTGTAGTGATCTGTGATGCTGTAGTGGTTCTGTAGTGATCTGTGATGCTGTAGTGGTTCTGTAGTGATCTGTGATGCTCTTTAGTGGTTATGTAGtgacctgtgatgctctgtagTGGTTCTGTAGTTATCTGTGATGCTCTGTAATGGTAGTAATCTGTGATGCTCTGTGGTGGTTCTGTAGTGAtctgtgatgctctgtgtggTGTTCCTGTAGTGGTCTGTGTTGTTTCTGTAGTGGTCTGTGTTGTTTCTGTAGTTATCTGTGTTGTTTCTGTAAGTGATCTGTGTTGTTTCTGTAAGTGATCTGTGTTGTTTCTGTAAGTGATCTGTGTTGTTTCTGTAGTGGTCTGTGTTGTTTCTGTAGTGATCTGTGTTGTTTCTGTAGTGATCTGTGTTGTTTCTGTAAGTGATCTGTGCTGTTTCTGTAAGTGATCTGTGCTGTTTCTGTAGTGATCTTTGTTGTTTCTGTAAGTGATCTGTGATGCTCTGTGGTCTTCCTGTAGTGATCTGTGGTGTTTCTGTAAGTGAtctgtggtgtttctgtagtgatctgtggtgtttctgtagtgATCTTTGTTGTTTCTGTAAGTGATCTGTGATGTTCTGTGGTGTTCCTGTAGTGATCTGTGGTGTTTCTGTAAGTGATCTGTGCTGTTTCTGTAAGTGATCTGTGGTGTTTCAGTAGTGATCTTTGTTGTTTCTGTAGTGATCTGTGATGCTCTGTGGTGTTCCTGTAGTGATCTGTGGTGTTTCTGTAAGTGATCTGTGGTGTTTCTGTAAGTGAtctgtggtgtttctgtagtgATCTTTGTTGTTTCTGTAAGTGATCTGTGATGTTCTGTGGTGTTCCTGTAGTGATCTGTGGTGTTTCTGTAAGTGATCTGTGCTGTTTCTGTAAGTGATCtttggtgtttctgtagtgATCTTTGTTGTTTCTGTAAGTGATCTGTGATGCTCTGTGGTCTTCCTGTAGTGATCTGTGGTGGTTCTGTAAGTGATCTGTGGTGTTCCTGTAGTGATCCGCGATGCTCTGTGGTGTTCCTGTAGTGATCTGTGGTGGTTCTGTAAGTGATCTGTGGTGTTTCTGTAAGTGAtctgtggtgtttctgtagtgATCTTTGTTGTTTCTGTAAGTGATCTGTGATGCTCTGTGGTGTTCCTGTAGTGAtctgtggtgtttctgtagtgATCTTTGTTGTTTCTGTAAGTGATCTGTGATGCTCTGTGGTGTTCCTGTAGTGATCTGCGATGCtctgtggtgtttctgtagtgATCTGTGATATTCCGTTCTGTAGTGAGTCGGTACTGTTTATTGACATGAAGAatggacatttaaaaaaacaaaaaacaacaacaaaaaaaaacaccctatGTAGATGTAAGAAATACATTTCCCACAAGCCCCAGTGAGACGCTGTTAGCCGGCGTGCAGCTCAGTAATGCTGCAATCGCAGGAGCTTTTGTTATGCTACTCTAAGTGAAGGAGCTGTGATGTCCTCTTGTACAGAAACTCGAAGAAGACAAACTAACACCGACCACGAAAAtgaaggtatatatatatatatatatatatagatatatagttttttttctgaacGAAAATATCTTTTGtcacattttctgtttaaattatAATCTGTTGAATGACGCCGTTAAAAAATAGACGCGTCCCAAACGACATTATTCCAGTCCTGCACTACAGTGCGCACCTGTTAACTATGTAAACCTGATACTAAGGCATATAATTCACACGCACATTAGTAGAACACTATCGTGTTGGATTTACACTCGTTTTACTGCTCGACTTTTGCATAGCGCATCTTTATATATAAGTATGCTTATAATATGTAAAACGCATGCTAGGATTTCATAATGTTGTGAGGTTTAGTGTTTTATTGCACACTTCTCTTTTCTGAAAGCGCTCTGAAACCTCAAGTCTGTTCACAGTTCCCCTGGTGTTTCCTGAGTTTAAACTAAGTGATATggggtgatggtggtggtacaGCAGTGGTTATGTAAAGAACATGTAGAAGCATGCACAAAGTGTAgctcatccatccattcatccaggACTGGGCCATGGTGTCACAAGAGCATATCTTGAAAACAATGGGTGGTAgtcaggaatacaccctggatgggacagCAGTTTATCTCAGAGCAAGATGtgcatgtgttgtttttttttaatttagaggTTATGAAGGAGCTCTACTCAGAGCTCAACATCATTAAACCAAACACAGGTCAGACTCATGAAAATGTTATTAAGCCAAATGCAGCTTAGATTCACTAAACGATATTAAATTCAAACAGAGTTAATATTCACTCAGTATCATTATCATTAAACAGGTCAGACTCACTGAGCCAAACATGGGTCAGCATCACACAGTATCATTAAACAGGTCAGACTCACTGAACCAAACTTGGGTCAGCATCACACAGTATCATTAAACAGGTCAGACTAACTGAACCAAACATGGGTCAGCAtcactcattattattaaacaggTCAGACTCACTGAACCAAACATGGGTCAGCATCACATAGTATCATTAAACAGGTCAGACTCACTGAACCAAACACGGGTCAGCAtcactcattattattaaacaggTCAGACTCACTGAACCAAACACAGGTCAGCATCACTCAGTGTTATTAAACAGGTCAGACTCACTCAGTATTATTAAACAAGTCAGACTCACTGAACCAAACTTGGGTCAGCATCACTTAGTATCATTAAACAGGTCAGACTAACTGAACCAAACATGGGTCAGCATCACTCAGTGTTATTAAACAGGTCAGACTCACTGAACCAAACACGGGTCAGCATCACTCAGTGTTATTAAACAGGTCAGACTCACTGAACCAAACACGGGTCAGCATCATTCAGTGTTATTAAACATGTCATACTCACTCAGTATTATTAAACAGGTCAGACTCACTGAACCAAACATGGGTCAGCATCACTCAGTATCATTAAACAGGTCAGACTAACTGAACCAAACACGGGTCAGCATCACTCAGTGTTATTAAACAGGTCAGACTCACTCAGTATTATTAAAATGGTCAGACTCACTGAACCAAACACAGGTCAACATCACTctgtattattacatttacagcatttggcagaagccctaatccagagcgacttacattatctaatttattttatacaactgagcagttgagggttaagggccttgctcaggggcccaacagtggcagcttggttgacCTGGGATTGAACGCACAACCTTCCAGTTGGTAGCCCAACAatttaaccattaggctaccacaaCGCCCCAATAATATTAAACCAAACAGAGGTCTGAATCACTAAATTATATCAATTTAGATATAATTTAGACCCAAAGACTTTGAGCCTATATgtgaaacaaaataatttacGATAGGCTATGTCTTATTTCTGTATAAtgtattcatacatttttaagtacaattttatttaaacaaattaattaatagtTTTGGTtgtttgatgtttgtgtgttgtttatttatttatttatttatttttacctgtcCTCAGAGCTTTCATGGGACCAGAGTAGTGTCAGAGCTAATGCTGGTGTTAGTGGTTATCCCTACAGCTCCTGTTGTGATCATGTGTGTGGAAATGACCAGCAAGTCAATACCACTGACGGTCACCTGCATTTGCCCTGCTGCCCTTACAGACCCCAATACACAAACAAAGGTGGGCacattatattgtttttgtagTTCTATAAGCAGTCTttactattttctttttgtttatagtCATTCCTTAATTTTCCACCCTCATTCCTTAATTTTCCACCCACTTGTAGGACATAGTGCACACACAACTAATGAAACATGGGAAGAAGTATTATGCAGTAAGACCACTATAAGTGCTGAAAATGAGGTGGAGGCACAAAAACTTGCCAATAATTACAAGGTAAGTGGTTTAATTCAGGATTAATAGGTGTTAGTTTTGTAAACACCTGCTGGTCTAGTTTCAGTTCTTAAATGATTTTTTCAtctatgtgtgtttctgtcacgTGAAGTTCGGATTTAGGAAATGGAAAAGCCATGTGACTGAGCGACCTTTTGAGGACAGATCAGAGATTGTGAAGGAGCTCTACTCAGAGCTCAacatcattaaaacaaacacaggtcAGACTCATGAAaattttattaagaaaaatgcAGCTTAGATTCACTAAAGGATATTAAAGCAAACAGAGTAAATATTCACTCAGTATCATTAAACAAGAGACTCAGTGAAATTTATTGAACCAAACGTGGGTCAGAATCACTTCAAATTATTAAACCAAACACAGGTCAGACTCACTCAACATCATTAAACCAAACACGTCAGACTCACCCAACATCATTAAACCAAACACATTTCAGACTCACTCAACATCATTAAACCAAACATGTCAGACTCACTCAACATCATTAAACCAAACACATGTCAGACTCACTCAACATCATTAAACCAAACACATGTCAGACTCACTCAACATCATTAAACCAAACACTTGTCAGACTTACTCAACATCATTAAACCAAACACGTCAGACTCACTCAACATCATTAAACCAAACACAGCTTAGACACATGAAAATGTTAGTAAAGCAAACATAACTTAGACTTACTAAAGGATATCAAAGCAAACACacttaaaattataaaaaaaacattttttttttaaataatttaaaattattaaaccaAACACATATATGATTTACTAAATCATTTTGAACAAAACGCAGTTTAGACTAGCTTAAAATTATGAAATGAAACACAGGAGAGACTCACTCAAATTTATTAAACCAAACAGTTTATAGTCAGTAAGTATTAATGGTTAGACTCAAACAATCCTATTAAATTAAACACAGCACAGACTCAATACAAATTATTAACCCAAACACAAGCCAGACTCAATAAATGTCATTaaaccaaacacaaaacaaactttCTCATTGTCATTGAATTAACTGAAATTTTTGTCAGACTCCATCAGAATcaatgaaaacatttcacacagTGGACTCACTTATTCTTATATGTTGTTTAAACCAAACATAAGTCACACTCCTTCAGCATCATTCGACCAAACACAGTTCAGACTCAGTCGTCACTAAACTAAACACCTATAGATCTCATTCAATAATATCAAACACAGGTCAGAGGAACTCACTGTCATTAAACAAACctaattaaacatttctttatttaaataaataataaataaattttgcaATGTGTATATGTAAGTTTTTCAATAATACCATATTTTTTGCAAataatctttgtttttctctgctcCTTTGTTTTCCAGGCACTTTAATTACATGTGGCAAtgttttgtatatattcatattcgGTTGGTGGATCTCTCTGGTCTACCTTTTCATTGGTATCCTGATGTACATCACCATTATTGGAGTGCCTCATGGTAATCTGTGTTTACAATAATGTCATTACAACATCTAAACcttgaacatttattaaaactagGTTTTGCTTGTTTTAGGTAAATTGTGCTTCAGACTGTCCTGTTACTTTCTGTGGCCATTTGGAAAAGCAATACAGAAGGTTGACCTTTTCTAATCATCTTGTTACTCTGCGTGTTTTCGCATTTTCACGTCATTTTTAATTGAGCATAGATTGGTTTCAGTGGAAGCAGTTAATGCCTTTCGTACCGTGTATTATGCAATTATTTTGCTGGAATGTATGAATTTATTGTCGATTTTCAGAACATATAATCTGTTCTTTCAGGCGAGTTGTCCACTCTCAAACGTTGGTGCGAAACCCCACAATGATTTACTAGGTGAAGGGGATGAGGGTAAGGCAGACTCTCCGTTACTGAGGCCCCCCACTGTGATGGAAAACATAGAGGAATCACCCAGGCCTCCAGAGCAGCACTACTGGGTAGAATGCCAGTTAATATAGattaaatgtcaaaatgtgaTGCTACAAATTCCTAAATGtaacataatataatttaattttacaataaaatgtagaaaatgaatgcaaaCATATTTGAAACCAATAACAAATGTCACTGAATTCTGAGACTCTCTGATTTGAtcaaaattgtgtgttttttgcctACAATTTAGTAGCTTCTACCACTTGCCCTCTTGGACACATTGATCTGTTTAGTACTTTGCAGAATCATCATCATGTTTCATAagaatcatgtttttctttccagaatcatctgagtgtgtatgtgtgggtgctTCTGGGATATCCTCCTCTGGTTGTGGCtcatggtgtgttgtgtgttctctcCTGGCTCTTGGTCTTCACCATCCCCGTCGCCAAAATGAGCATCCGAACCCTGAGCAATGTCTTGCTAATAGCCCCTGAGCATGTCCTCATAAACGATGACACTAGGGTAAAAACTTCCTAAAAAtgcataattttgttttgtgataTGAGATATAGCTCTTAGATGAGATAACTGTAGTAGAGATAATTGTAAATAGTGGTTAATTTAAGATTTTtggtttatattacatttaaggTATATTCAAAATAAGTTTGTTGTGAGATGTGAATTATTCTCATGCTTAGTAAAGGACAGATATGCTAGCTTGGATAAATGTGTATGAAATTCTTTGAACTCATTTTATTGTCACTCTCAGGAAGGTGGTCAAGCCATTCTGTGCTGCTACCATGCGGTGAATATCTATTACTACAAGTACAAGGTTGATGGGATCAATATTTTTGCCGTCAGTATCCTTTAAATTTAAGCAAGAAGAGGTTGTGTGGGTCGCAAAGAAAGTTGCTTcacgcacatactgtatgtcacatTAAGTGTGAAATCTTTTTAATCTTGTGTTGGTTGTCAAATTTCTCTGTGGGTTTCCTTAAATGACTGTGTCCAGATCTCATTCCTTTGGTTGTTGTCTCTCTGGTGATTGGCTATGTGGATCAGGACAACCAGTTTGCCAGTGCTGAGGTTAAGTTCACCACTGCCATAGGTTCACTCATCCCGTTGTCTTATTATATAGCAATGGGCATAgccaggtgaacacacacatgcacacacacacacacacacacacacacacacacacacgcacacacacagttctttattttaagggaaaaaatatatatatttgtctttagggtatataatttatatacttacatatttttataatatcttGGATATTATGTGTACTAAAACTTTATACaatcagtttctttcttttcttttatttcttatgtcttttgtatttgttatataaaaaaaatttaaaaaaattagaattaaaaataaaaaaaagttattccaaataaaatatcacagataaaataaaataagcaacatCAAGTAATGGATtcttgaaacatttaaaaattttaaatgtttttaactcaACTAAACtcaagctttattgtcatttttccaCATACACAGTATTCAATAGAACTAAACGCCATTATTAAGGATTGAGATGAATAGGTAGACAACAAGtaagaaacaacaacattaaacaataaacatttaagCATTATAGAGctggtgtgttttaaatatgaGGTAGGTGTGAAGTAGGTCAAActgtaaatgtagatgtaaaAGTACAACAGTTAAAAGTCCCTTTAAGTTGGTGGGAGCAAGGTGATGAGTGGCACCACATTTTGGGGAAAGAAGCTGTCGCAGAACCTTGTAGTGCGGGTCCTGATGCCGCGAAACCTCCTGCCCGATGGCGGAGACTCAAAGGGATTGTGGGAGGAGTGGGAGGGATCCTTCACAATGGCGTACGCTGCATGCCTGGAAAATGTCCTGTATAGAGGGGACAGAGACCCCTATAATCCTCACAGTTGTCCTCACTATGCGCTGTAGGATCTTGCGttctttttttaaggtttcacGCTTTCCAAACTACCCAGTGATGCAGCCTGCCAGGACATTTTTCACAGTTCTAACAGTTTTAACGGATTTATTCATAAAACCGCAGTGTAGCTGACAGACCTGATGCCTATTCACAAAGTGCAGTCATGCCAAATACTGAtatttgacatttaattttcacttcaCAGAATTTCTTTACATGTGTCTAAGGCTTTTCACATACTGCTGTACGCACATTTCTacctacttttcttttttcttgctaACTTTATTTTCACGAACATCATTGatatctgaatatttattgtAGTGAAACAGGTCTGACCTAAtactattttctttttgtttctgccTGTGTTTGTCTGCAGTATATCAGCTCAGAGTAACTTTGCAGTCGGAGCAGTGGTCAATGCCTCGTTTGGCTCGATCACCGAGCTTACCTTTTACATCACAGCCTTGCTTAGGGGTCATCACCAGAGCAACATGTGCCTGCAGGAGATCGTGAAAGCAGCATTGACTGGGACGTTGCTCGGGTGTATTCTGTTCATCCCGGTAAGTGATTGAGTTCAAACACATCCCCATATGAATTGCACATTCTTGGATGTTCCTCCTATTcatgctgtctctctgtctctctctttctctttctcccaaTTTATAATAATGCTAAGGGGATCTGTATGATCATCGGAGGGCTAAAACACAGGGAACAGAGGT
The Tachysurus vachellii isolate PV-2020 chromosome 13, HZAU_Pvac_v1, whole genome shotgun sequence genome window above contains:
- the cax2 gene encoding uncharacterized protein cax2 isoform X2; this encodes MSSCTETRRRQTNTDHENEELSWDQSSVRANAGVSGYPYSSCCDHVCGNDQQVNTTDGHLHLPCCPYRPQYTNKGHSAHTTNETWEEVLCSKTTISAENEVEAQKLANNYKFGFRKWKSHVTERPFEDRSEIVKELYSELNIIKTNTGTLITCGNVLYIFIFGWWISLVYLFIGILMYITIIGVPHGKLCFRLSCYFLWPFGKAIQKASCPLSNVGAKPHNDLLGEGDEGKADSPLLRPPTVMENIEESPRPPEQHYWNHLSVYVWVLLGYPPLVVAHGVLCVLSWLLVFTIPVAKMSIRTLSNVLLIAPEHVLINDDTREGGQAILCCYHAVNIYYYKYKVDGINIFAVNLIPLVVVSLVIGYVDQDNQFASAEVKFTTAIGSLIPLSYYIAMGIASISAQSNFAVGAVVNASFGSITELTFYITALLRGHHQSNMCLQEIVKAALTGTLLGCILFIPGICMIIGGLKHREQRFNSRSAGVSASLLFISVGGVFAPTLFSKAYGNLVCEGCTNSSGTNSSNGTFTCRNCHYDLNGDNYSLFPSHIAPLVYTVSVLLPVSYIIGLLFTLKTHSHIYDIHVGDGGGHLGAVVHWSRWRALLILIVATVLMSACADLITEHIQPILNNPNISQYFIGVTVLAMVPEIPEIVTGIQFALQNNISLSLEVGSCIAVQVCMIQIPILVLFNAIYDVGFVLIFSDLHLWASIFSVILVNYIFMDGKSDYFQGTALVIVYLILLALYFFAPSPAGC
- the cax2 gene encoding uncharacterized protein cax2 isoform X3; the encoded protein is MSSCTETRRRQTNTDHENEELSWDQSSVRANAGVSGYPYSSCCDHVCGNDQQVNTTDGHLHLPCCPYRPQYTNKGHSAHTTNETWEEVLCSKTTISAENEVEAQKLANNYKFGFRKWKSHVTERPFEDRSEIVKELYSELNIIKTNTGTLITCGNVLYIFIFGWWISLVYLFIGILMYITIIGVPHGKLCFRLSCYFLWPFGKAIQKASCPLSNVGAKPHNDLLGEGDEGKADSPLLRPPTVMENIEESPRPPEQHYWNHLSVYVWVLLGYPPLVVAHGVLCVLSWLLVFTIPVAKMSIRTLSNVLLIAPEHVLINDDTREGGQAILCCYHAVNIYYYKYKVDGINIFAVNLIPLVVVSLVIGYVDQDNQFASAEVKFTTAIGSLIPLSYYIAMGIASISAQSNFAVGAVVNASFGSITELTFYITALLRGHHQSNMCLQEIVKAALTGTLLGCILFIPGICMIIGGLKHREQRFNSRSAGVSASLLFISVGGVFAPTLFSKAYGNLVCEGCTNSSGTNSSNGTFTCRNCHYDLNGDNYSLFPSHIAPLVYTVSVLLPVSYIIGLLFTLKTHSHIYDIHVGDGGHLGAVVHWSRWRALLILIVATVLMSACADLITEHIQPILNNPNISQYFIGVTVLAMVPEIPEIVTGIQFALQNNISLSLEVGSCIAVQVCMIQIPILVLFNAIYDVGFVLIFSDLHLWASIFSVILVNYIFMDGKSDYFQGTALVIVYLILLALYFFAPSPAGC
- the cax2 gene encoding uncharacterized protein cax2 isoform X1, with the translated sequence MSSCTETRRRQTNTDHENEELSWDQSSVRANAGVSGYPYSSCCDHVCGNDQQVNTTDGHLHLPCCPYRPQYTNKGHSAHTTNETWEEVLCSKTTISAENEVEAQKLANNYKFGFRKWKSHVTERPFEDRSEIVKELYSELNIIKTNTGTLITCGNVLYIFIFGWWISLVYLFIGILMYITIIGVPHGKLCFRLSCYFLWPFGKAIQKASCPLSNVGAKPHNDLLGEGDEGKADSPLLRPPTVMENIEESPRPPEQHYWNHLSVYVWVLLGYPPLVVAHGVLCVLSWLLVFTIPVAKMSIRTLSNVLLIAPEHVLINDDTREGGQAILCCYHAVNIYYYKYKVDGINIFAVNLIPLVVVSLVIGYVDQDNQFASAEVKFTTAIGSLIPLSYYIAMGIASISAQSNFAVGAVVNASFGSITELTFYITALLRGHHQSNMCLQEIVKAALTGTLLGCILFIPGICMIIGGLKHREQRFNSRSAGVSASLLFISVGGVFAPTLFSKAYGNLVCEGCTNSSGTNSSNGTFTCRNCHYDLNGDNYSLFPSHIAPLVYTVSVLLPVSYIIGLLFTLKTHSHIYDIHVGDGGAGHLGAVVHWSRWRALLILIVATVLMSACADLITEHIQPILNNPNISQYFIGVTVLAMVPEIPEIVTGIQFALQNNISLSLEVGSCIAVQVCMIQIPILVLFNAIYDVGFVLIFSDLHLWASIFSVILVNYIFMDGKSDYFQGTALVIVYLILLALYFFAPSPAGC